A part of Synchiropus splendidus isolate RoL2022-P1 chromosome 19, RoL_Sspl_1.0, whole genome shotgun sequence genomic DNA contains:
- the spag9a gene encoding sperm associated antigen 9a isoform X1, with amino-acid sequence MELDDGVVYQDDPGTSAMMSERVSGLANSIYREFERLIGKYDEDVVKELMPLVVAVLENLDSVFAENQEHEVELELLKEDNEQLITQYEREKALRKHAEEKFIEFEDTHEQEKKDLQTYVDRMDSNARQQELKIKNYADQIGRLEEREMELKKEYNSLHQRHTEMIHNYMEHVERIKMQQINESSDSGNVGRVRRERPLSLGIFPSSGGTSLLIPDSQTRAETPNTEGWRFSDSKQQRSNTSLKQSDFADPPQEREGKGAQDPSWGNSLADDCKDELSDFTGSKSATPMSTTASDMEREDGSSRSTEVQAAPGTRSISVGLPDKEDSSDVQDIIESTPELDMDLSGYKACSTPTKGIENMAFDRNTDSLFEELSSAGTGLIGDVDEGADLLDLSLIGMGREVENLIQENSQLMETKNALNVVNKDLILKVDELTCEKEMLQGELEALQQAKNKLEEKFREVDEELKKVRVEMEEVKQKSKDEEDSDVPTAQRKRFTRVEMARVLMERNQYKERLMELQEAVRWTEMIRASRENPALTEKKKSSIWQFFSRLFSSSSSSPPMKKIESQSNVKYNAPGGLVKRSSTFSQFPTEKSKTFDFLNEEKDLCSSPSRKEQKRAQYRQVKAHMQKEDGRVTAHGWSLPCKYKATNGAQTESKINLPVPVYLRPLEQKDTSMKLWCAAGVNLTGGKTDLVKQTKGSQNSLDLLESDSKDAEQEKELIIQDEMSSRVWVCTSTHSSTKVMVLDATQPSELLDSFYACNTHVVCIASVPGVLESDYPAGEEVPQDLDATQSDRVSLAGSVASVGSTGSDGAMATEGTTAIPQTAHSGASDQPAEHVVISGSAEISRQTSPSDDAVLPAEEATEATEANAGMGEDGEDDQAADPNQPGIYTEHVFTDPLGVGPTDASPVDTKGGSTTSLLEDSDLSVGEVQRMSSALPTMWLGAQNGCLYVHSSVARWRKCLHAIKLKDSILSIVHVKGRVLVALADGTLAIFHRRIGDGQWDLTNYHLLDLGRPHHSIRCMTVVHDKVWCGYRNKIYIIQPKAMRIEKCFDAHPRKESQVRQLAWVGDGIWVSIRLDSTLRLFHAHTYQHLQDVDIEPYVSKMLGTGKLGFSFVRITALVVSCNRLWVGTGNGVIISIPLSEANKTSGGVSNRPGSAVRVYSDEGGDGAASGSFVPYCSMAHAQLCFHGHRDAVKFFVTVPGQAMPPPGSADSGSDDPPSESSDSVTAESKTFLVMSGGEGYIDFRMGDESGELDGLSEQTGSQHSAPTKAERSHLIVWQVTTSHD; translated from the exons AAATTCATCGAGTTTGAAGACACGCATGAACAAGAGAAAAAGGATCTTCAGACTTACGTGGATAGAATGGACTCAAATGCCCGACAGCAAGAGCTCAAGATCAAGAACTATGCGGACCAAA TCGGCAGGTTAGAAGAACGAGAAATGGAGCTGAAGAAGGAATACAACTCCCTCCACCAGCGACACACAGAG ATGATTCACAACTACATGGAACATGTGGAGAGAATCAAAATGCAGCAGATTAATGAGAGCTCAGACTCTGGCAACGTTGGCAGAGTCAG ACGAGAGAGGCCTCTGTCTTTGGGGATTTTTCCGTCGTCTGGTGGGACATCTTTGCTGATCCCGGACTCTCAGACCAGGGCAGAGACGCCAAATACCGAGGGTTGGAGGTTCAGTGACTCCAAACAGCAACGGTCCAACACCAGCCTCAAG CAGTCGGACTTTGCTGACCCCCCTCAGGAAAGAGAGGGTAAGGGTGCACAGGACCCTTCTTGGGGGAATTCACTGGCTGACGACTGCAAG GATGAACTGTCAGACTTCACTGGCTCCAAGTCAGCCACGCCGATGTCTACCACTGCCTCCGACATGGAGCGGGAAGATGGGAGCTCCAGGAGCACGGAGGTCCAAGCCGCGCCAGGGACGAGGTCCATATCAGTCG gttTGCCTGATAAGGAGGACAGCTCAGACGTGCAGGACATCATCGAGTCCACTCCAGAGCTTGACATGGATCTCAGTGGCTACAAGGCTTGCAG taCTCCCACTAAAGGCATTGAGAACATGGCGTTCGACCGTAACACAGACTCTCTGTTCGAGGAGCTGTCCTCTGCTGGAACTGGGCTCATTGGAGATGTGGATGAAGGAGCTGACCTGCTGG ACCTTAGTTTGATTG GTATGGGCCGGGAAGTTGAAAATCTCATCCAGGAGAACTCTCAATTGATGGAAACGAA GAACGCTTTGAACGTAGTGAATAAAGACCTGATATTGAAAGTGGACGAGCTGACGTGCGAGAAGGAGATGCTGCAAGGGGAGCTAGAAGCGCTGCAGCAGGCCAAGAACAAGTTGGAGGAGAAGTTCAGAGAAGTGGACGAGGAGCTGAAAAA AGTCCgggtggagatggaggaagtCAAACAGAAAAGTAAAGATGAAGAGGAT AGTGACGTACCCACGGCCCAGAGGAAACGCTTTACCCGGGTAGAGATGGCCCGAGTTctgatggagaggaaccagtacAAAGAGAGGCTGATGGAACTGCAGGAAGCTGTGAGGTGGACCGAGATGATCAG AGCGTCGAGGGAAAATCCAGCTCTAACGGAAAAGAAGAAATCCAGCATCTGGCAGTT CTTCAGCAGACTCTttagctcctcctccagctctccaccGATGAAGAAGATTGAGTCCCAGTCCAATGTCAAGTACAATGCACCGGGTGGCTTGGTGAAAAGAAGCAGCACCTTCTCACAGTTCCCCACTGAGAAGTCCAAGACTTTCGACTTCCTCAATGAAGA AAAGGATTTATGTAGCTCACCTTCACGTAAAGAACAGAAGCGAGCGCAGTACCGTCAGGTCAAGGCTCACATGCAGAAGGAGGATGGACGAGTGACCGCGCATGGCTGGAGTCTTCCTTGTAAATATAAG GCCACAAACGGAGCTCAGACAGAGAGCAAAATCAACTTGCCCGTGCCTGTTTACCTGAGACCGCTGGAGCAGAAAGACACCTCCATGAAG CTGTGGTGCGCTGCAGGAGTCAACCTCACTGGTGGGAAGACAGACCTGGTGAAGCAGACGAAAGGGTCGCAAAATAGTCTGGACCTGCTGGAGTCAGACAGCAAG GATGCGGAGCAAGAGAAGGAGCTGATCATTCAGGACGAAATGTCCAGTCGGGTTTGGGTTTGTACCAGCACACACTCCTCCACCAAAGTTATGGTGCTGGATGCGACGCAGCCCTCGGAACTGCTGGACAGCTTCTATGCCTGCAACACCCACGTCGTCTGCATTGCCAGCGTCCCAG GTGTGTTAGAAAGCGATTATCCCGCCGGCGAGGAGGTTCCTCAAGACCTGGACGCGACTCAGAGTGACAGAGTGTCTCTGGCGGGGAGCGTCGCCAGCGTGGGCTCCACTGGCAGCGATGGTGCGATGGCGACTGAGGGAACCACCGCCATCCCACAGACGGCCCACTCGGGTGCTTCCGACCAGCCCGCTGAACATGTTGTCATCTCTGGATCag CAGAGATTTCTCGACAGACCAGTCCATCAGACGACGCCGTTCTTCCCGCAGAAGAGGCCACAGAGGCGACTGAAGCGAATGCCGGGATgggtgaagatggagaggaTGACCAAGCGGCCGATCCGAACCAACCTGGAATCTATACTGAACATGTGTTCACTGACCCGCTTGGTGTCGGACCCACGGACGCTTCTCCTGTTGACACAAAGGG TGGCTCCACGACTTCTTTGCTTGAAGACTCTGACTTGTCTGTCGGGGAGGTCCAAAGGATGAGCAGTGCTCTTCCCACCATGTGGCTGGGAGCTCAGAATGGCTG cctCTATGTGCACTCGTCTGTGGCTCGATGGAGGAAGTGCCTCCATGCCATCAAGCTGAAAGACTCCATCCTCAGCATAGT ACATGTGAAAGGGAGGGTCCTCGTAGCCCTCGCTGATGGGACACTAGCAATATTCCACAGGAGGATTG GAGACGGCCAGTGGGACCTCACAAACTATCACCTGCTGGATCTGGGCCGGCCGCACCACTCCATACGCTGTATGACAGTGGTCCACGACAAAGTATGGTGCGGCTACCGGAACAAGATCTACATCATCCAGCCCAAAGCTATGAGAATAGAG AAGTGTTTCGACGCCCATCCTCGCAAGGAAAGCCAGGTCCGGCAGTTGGCCTGGGTCGGAGACGGCATCTGGGTTTCCATCCGACTGGATTCAACTCTCAGATTATTCCATGCACACACATATCAGCACCTCCAGGATGTGGACATTGAACCTTACGTCAGCAAGATGCTCG GCACCGGCAAACTCGGCTTCTCTTTCGTGAGAATCACCGCACTGGTTGTGTCCTGCAATCGACTCTGGGTGGGAACAGGAAACGGCGTGATCATTTCCATCCCATTGTCTGAAG CCAACAAGACATCAGGCGGTGTGTCCAATCGTCCTGGCAGCGCTGTGCGGGTCTACAGCGATGAGGGGGGAGACGGGGCAGCGTCAGGCAGCTTTGTGCCGTACTGCTCCATGGCCCACGCACAACTCTGTTTCCACGGTCACCGAGACGCCGTCAAATTTTTCGTAACTGTGCCAG GTCAGGCAATGCCTCCTCCAGGCAGCGCCGACTCTGGCTCCGACGACCCTCCGTCAGAATCCTCTGACTCTGTCACGGCAGAGTCCAAAACCTtcctggtgatgagtggaggagAAGGTTACATTGACTTCAGAATGG GTGATGAAAGTGGAGAACTGGACGGACTGTCagagcagacaggaagtcagcatTCAGCGCCCACCAAGGCGGAGCGCAGTCACCTCATCGTCTGGCAGGTCACCACGTCTCACGATTGA